The following are encoded together in the Peromyscus leucopus breed LL Stock chromosome 1, UCI_PerLeu_2.1, whole genome shotgun sequence genome:
- the LOC114687728 gene encoding LOW QUALITY PROTEIN: UBX domain-containing protein 2A-like (The sequence of the model RefSeq protein was modified relative to this genomic sequence to represent the inferred CDS: inserted 1 base in 1 codon) — MKEVDNLDSVKEDWVCETGPPDNQPLNDNQQRNCDYFVDSLFEEAEKVGXKCLSPTEQKKQVDVNIKLWKNGFTVNDDFRSYSDGASQQFLNSIKKGELPSELQGIFDKEEVDVKVEDKKNEVCMSTKPVFQPFSGQGHRLGSATPKIVSKAKSIEVENKSALSAVSLNNLEPITRIQIWLANGERTVQRFNVSHRVSHIKDFIEKYQGSQRSPPFALATALPFLRLLDETLTLEEADLQNAVIIQRLQQTAEPFRKL; from the exons atgaaagaagtaGATAATCTTGACAGTGTAAAAGAAGACTGGGTTTGTGAAACAGGACCTCCTGACAATCAGCCCCTCAATGATAATCAGCAAAGGAACTGTGACTATTTCGTTGACAGCCTttttgaggaagcagagaaggttg GCAAATGCTTGTCCCCCACTGAACAGAAGAAACAGGTAgatgtaaatataaaattgtgGAAAAATGGATTCACAGTCAATGATGACTTTAGAAGTTACTCTGATGGTGCAAGTCAGCAGTTTCTGAACTCCATCAAAAAGGGGGAATTACCTTCAGAATTACAGggaatttttgataaagaagagGTGGATGTTAAAgtagaagataaaaaaaatgaagtatgtATGTCTACAAAGCCTGTGTTCCAGCCCTTCTCAGGACAGGGTCACAGACTAGGAAGTGCTACACCAAAAATCGTTTCTAAAGCAAAGAGTATCGAAGTTGAGAATAAAAGTGCTCTGTCTGCTGTTTCACTGAACAACTTGGAGCCCATCACCAGGATCCAGATCTGGTTGGCCAACGGGGAAAGGACTGTCCAAAGATTTAATGTTTCTCATAGGGTGAGCCACATCAAAGACTTCATTGAAAAATACCAAGGATCTCAGAGAAGCCCCCCCTTTGCCCTGGCAACAGCTCTTCCTTTTCTCAGACTTCTGGATGAGACACTGACATTGGAAGAAGCAGATTTACAGAATGCTGTAATCATTCAGAGACTCCAGCAAACTGCGGAGCCTTTTAGAAAACTCTGA